The Candidatus Defluviibacterium haderslevense DNA window AGTTCCATATGGTTGTGTTCCAATAATTTTATTATTAACTACAACTTCATAATTATTACTTAATCCAGCCTCAGGATTAGAAGCATTAATGAGTACTGCAAAATAATCATCTTGAGTATTATATAATGTACCATTGTTGTTACATTCTGTTTGAAAAAATTGGTTGACACTCAATGCACAACAGTCAATGACTTTAAGTTTAAAATAACAGTATTGTCTTATTGTATCTCCGTTAACATTTACTCCAATAAAATAATAGGCTTCATAGGAATCTTGTAACCCTAAGGATGTTTTATCCAAAATTAGTTTTTGTAAATTCCCTTGAAGCGTATGAGTGGTTGAATCATACCATGCATAATAAACGAGATTAGGAACCGCATTAAACTCAACTTGTGATTCTCTATTTCCGCAAATACTAAAATCATTCATACAACACGGTGCTGGTTGATTAAATGCGTCATTAATTTGCAATAATACTGATGGATCATTGACATAATAAATTTTAATATTAACGTTTTGTGTGCCTTTGGTTTCTATATTGTTTAAAACAACTTGAATAGGGCCATCGGGTACTGCTGCGAATCTTCTTTTTTCACCTGTTGACAATTCCACGATAATATCTCCTATAGGACCATTGACGGCATTTATTGAAAGACTTAAATTAAAACTGTTCGTTATGGCATCACAAGAGCCCACATTCAAAACAGGATTTTCAAAATGCCCATCAATCAATGAATAAAATCCAAAATCAAATGAATGATCATTGGATCCATTGAGATTGGTTTGAAATGTTGAGACGATATCATTACCAATTATAATCGTCCCGTTATTGTCAATTTTTGGAAGATGTAAATAAGGAGAAACTGCCATTTTTACCAGGTAGGCTCCATTGGACATTTGACTGACATAATTAGGTATTCTGATGCTAAATGTATCACTCTCATTTAAATCCTTAATCCCATAAATAAAAGCATTCGGGTAATCATTCTGTGAGGGATTGTTATCGTTTGAAAAAATATAGTTACCATTTTTATTGGTAATTGCTGATGCTATAACTGTATTATTTTTTAGCAATTGTATCGATATGTTTGCTAGTGGTGGTTCAATAGGATCTTGAATACCATTTCTGTTGAGATCTTTCCACACATAATTTCCAATTTCAATAGGTGCGGGTTTAGATCGCACTTTCAAGTCTCCCAGTCCATTTGACTTTCCTAAAAAAAGTGTAAAATCTGGAGGAATGATTTGAAAACGCTTATTCCAATTACCATTTTTATTATCCAAATGCAATACACCATTACTAAAAAAACCATAGGGTGCCATAGCTGATGTAATCATATTGCCGTATCCAGGACTATAGGCCAAAGCACCGTTAGCACTTTCTGCCTCTAAAGTAGCACCATTTATATCTAAGGCATTATCACCGTGATAGTATTCACCTCCATCAGGTCCAAATCCAGTGTTTCTACCATCTGTTTGTATGACACCATCAGATGCATTTTGTTCGATTTCATATTTATGTGTTACAGAATTATAGGTACTTCGCAAAACGTCACCTAATGATATTACAGAGTAGGCAGGATGTCCCGAAGTATTTTCTTGATTAAATCCACCTTGCATTCCTAATCTATCCATGATTCCTACGACCATATGATCATCACCATCAAATTCGATGTCGCTCAAAATAGCCTGGGCATGATCACAGTATCCAAAATTACTTTGTTGCCATAGAGGATCCCATGTATCAACCCAAGGTAAAAAACTTGCTTTTATACCATAGGATTTATAATCCAAACTAAAACTCAATACATTTGAAAAAGTCTTGACTGCCGGATCAAATTCATAAACATTTGCATTAAGATCTGCAGTGGTGGCATTTAATCCAGAACCATCACAAACTACACCAACATAAAGTTTGCCCCGATGCATTTTTACGGCCCAGGGTCTATATGTACCACGGTTACAATTTGGATCAGGAATGGCAAATGAATCTACATCATTGATATCAGGTTGCTCAAATGGATTATTAATAAAAATAGAATATAATTTCTTAGTATACAAACTGATCAAATAAAGCGTTTTTCCATCTTCACTAATATCTATACCACCATAACCAATCTTACCAATATGACTAAATGCTAACGAATCAGCGGATAATAATGGAAAACTCGTTGGTAGATGCCTGGCTGTATTACTCAAAAAGGATCCACTTGGAATCCCTATGGTATTGAGATCCATTGAAAAAATGATACTGTCTTTTTTTCCTTGGATTAAATATAGTCCCCCATATCCTTTAGGTCCAATACCTGCATGACGTTTCAAAATAGCTGTCGTAAAAACGATATCTGTGTTTTTTTGGTGGGCTACACCCCAACATGCACCGATTTGTTTTCCAGTTGCTAATTTAGTTAGATTGTTAGCTGTTCCTCCTTGTGCTAGAGGTACAATATTATTGTAGTTCTGACCTCCATTGTTATAATCCCAATTTACGAATGCGTCAAAATCTTTGTTTATGGCAGTAGGGTCCTGAGGATTACCAATGACATAACACGGTGCAAATAATTCAGGATTCTTAGTATAATCCTGAGGATAATTCACTCCAAAAGATACGAACTCCTTATTCTGATAAATAAACTGAACAGAGGATTTAGACCCCACTCCAACAGTATTCACAGCGCCATCATAATCGAAGACCTTAGAATAATTAAATTCTATTCTGTAAGGTTGTGAAATTGAAGGATTTAATGTAAAATACCCTTTTGCGTTAGATGTTGTTAAAAGAATTGCCCCGGTCCGATCGGTCAAACGAACTTCAACGTTCTTTTCACCTGGTTCAAAATACTCTGCTGTAGAATCTCTTAGTCCATTGGCATTATAATCTCTAAAAACGATACCCGTTATCTGAGCCCTCAACATACTACATAATGCAAAAAAAATGAGTATGGTATACTTAAATTGTTTCATGGAATTGGAGTTAACTAGTACTCCACAAGCAAATTTGGTGCCAACAAGCCTGTTTTTAAAAATAATTAAAATAATAATATTATATTTATTGTATTGATTTTCAAACAAATATGAAATACATTAAAAATAAATTTAATGTATTTTGACAATAAAAAAATTAAAAAATTTCGTTCACTTTTAGGCCCTGAATCGCAATATTCTATTGAACCCTGGAACAAATTGGATAGAACATTTGAAAGTTAAAGTTCAAATATGAAATCACACAAAATTAAAATAAAGGTTTTTCTGATTCAGTGGTTGAATCTTTGTATAGCTAAGTATAATTTGGATCTAAAACCGGACATAATTAACCGGATTAACCGATGATCCATTATACCATAACTCAAAATGGAGGTGCGGGCCTTCCGTTAAAGTTCCAGTATTACCTATTATAGCGATCACTTCTCCAGCTTTAACATGTGCCCCAAATCTTTTCAACAAAGCCGAATTGTGCTTATATATAGATACAATATTATTATTGTGTTGTATTGCAATGGTATGGCCATTCTCAACACTCCAATCTGATTGAATAATAGATCCCGCTAGGGTCGCTTTGATCGGAGAATTGGCGGGAGCAATGACATCAATTCCATAATGCTCCTTTTCCGGTTTATATGCAGCACCTAAGGTGCCTCGAAGGGGTGTTACAAAATTGATTTCATTTAATGCCATAGCAAAATTGGGTTCTTTACGAATACTGATGTTGCGGTTGGGAAGTATGGCTTTTTGATTTGAACTATTATTATTGGTCTCAAAGGCAATTCTTAGTAGTGAATCTTCCTTAATTTTTTGTACCGGATTGGCCACCTCTTGTCTAATATTCACATCCTTGGTAGCTTCCTGGATGGATTCAGGATTTCCGGTTAACATGCGTCTGATACTTGCCATATAGGTATCCTGAGATCGAACTTCATTTTCCAAAGACTCAATTTTCCTTTCCAGAACGATATATTCACTTTGATTCTTCACATCTCCATACCCTGGGATATATTTTTTAAACGGTGTCAGGATGATTAATAAAAACAATAATATTCCTACAAAAACGACGATTGAACTAGCTAAAACATAGATATTCAATAAAGTAACTTTGTAGCTACCCAATTCCTCAAAAGTATCCTCATTGCGAAGAATAAACAAAAATCGCTTCGCCAAGTGATCTAATATTTGTTTTTTAAGCTTTTTCCAGTCAAATACCATTATTATTATTGCTATTTTTAAAATAAATTTGCCCCAAAATCGGTTATATACTGTCTTTATTAATATTGAATGATCTGAATTACATGAAAATATCTCAAAAATACATCTTTACTCTAATTATTGGACTAATTGCCTTAATATCCTGTGTTAGTCACAAAAAAAAGGGCGAAAGTTCTCGTTTAAGTAAATTCTATCACAACACTACGGCCAAATATAATGGTTACTTTAATGCCAACGAACTTCTTGGAGAGACTATTTTAAGATTAAACCAAAATCATAAAGACAATTATGCACAATTGTTGCCCATCTTTCCATACAATGCCGTTGAAAATGTAGATGCTGAAAAAAGTAATTTAGATAAAATCATCCAAAAAGCCTCTATTGATATAACCCTTCACAAAAAGAGCCGATGGGCTGATGATTGCTATTTGTTACTTTGTAAATCGCAATACTTAAAAAAAGACTATGAAACTGCAGAAAGTTCGTTTAAATATGTATTAGATGAATTCACACCCAACAATCTTTTTAATAAAGACAAGTCAAAAAAGACTTTAATTAAAGACAAAAAGAAAACGAGCGAGGATAAAAAGAAAGCAGAAAAAAAAGCTAAAGAGGCAGCTAAGAAAAAAGCTCAGGATAAAATAAAAGCCAGAGAAAAAGCTAAAAAACAAGCACTCAAAGATAAAAAAAATCATAAGACTCCAAACAAACCAACAGAAACTATAGAAACCATATCGGAACCTTTACCAAGTGTTGATAGAAAAGATAAAGAACCTAAATTAAATAATGTCGGCTCAAAACTTTTTCCACATACTCCAGCTTTTTGGGAAGCCACGATTTGGGCTGCAAAAAATTTAACAGAACGCGCAAAGTATTATGAATCAGAACAACTTCTAAGAAATATCGCGAAAGATCCCAATACACCGAAATCAATATATGGCGATTTGTATGCTACATTAGCCAATAATTTCGTTCGTCAAAAAAAATTCGATCAAGCGATAGAAGCATTAATTTTAGCGACTCAATATACCAAACCGAAAAAAACTAAAGCCAGGTATGCCTACATTTTAGGACAGTTATACCAACAAAACAGTAGGCCAATTGCATCAGATGAGTACTTTACTCAATGCACTAAATTGAGACCAAGCTATGATATGAATTTGCATGCAAAAATGAATCTATTATTAAATAAAGCTCAATCAGGTACACCATTAGAGGATGTCATCAGTCAACTCAATAAATTAAAAAAAGATTCCAAGAATACTGATTATGTTTCTGAAATTAATTTTACAATTGCTCAGATCTATTATAAAGAAAAAAAGCTTCCTGAAACAATTGATTACCTCAATGCTTCACTTTGGGATCCATCCGCAAAACCAAATCAAAAAGCTTCATCTTATCTGTTATTAGCAGAAATAAATTTTGAAAATCAAAATTATTTGAAATCAAAATATTATTACGACAGCACTTTACAATCACTTCCAAAAAATGATGAAAGAAAATCGCTGGTAAGCAAAATGAAGAACAATTTGGATGATATAGCCAAACAAATTGAAATCATTACTTTGCAAGATTCATTAATTAAAATTGGATCGCTATCGGTAAAAGAACGCAGAGCATTAGCTATTCAAATAAAAAATGAAGCCAAGGCTAAACTTGTAAAACCACAAATCGACCGTCAAGCCATGGAATTTAATCAGTTTCAGCCTTTTGGAGCTGACGGAGTGAATAACAAATTTGATGCTTTTCAGGATACCCGAAATGGCAATGCTCCAAATTCAGGTAATCCAAAAGCGAGTAACTTTTTTGCTTATGACCAACGAACTTTAAATCGAGGACGTGGTGAATTCGAACAAAATTGGGGCCAACGAACCTTAGAAGACCATTGGAGGAGGTCTAATAAAACTTCTTTCAATTTTGATATAGCCGCTACTGAAGAAACCACTGAGGAAACAAAAGATTCACTTGAAGCTGACTTAGCCAATATACTCAAAGACATACCCGATGATCCTAAAAAACTTGCTGAAGCCCATGGCAAAATTCAATCGGCAATGTTTCAATTAGGCGTATTGTATAGAGAAAAATTGGAAAACTTTCAAAAATCCAAAACAACTCACACGGATCTTTTAGAACGTTATCCCAAGACTGAGCGCAAACCAGATGTATTGTATTATTTATATTTAAATTGCTTAGATCTCAATGATCCTGGATGCGCTGCATCCTATACAGATAAAATCATTCGCGAGTTTCCTGAAACGAATTACGCAAAGTCGCTAAGTGATACGAATTATGTAAAAGCCTTAAGTGTGTCTGTTGATGTCATTGCAGATGGTTACCAAAAAGCTTATCAATCGTACAACAATCATCAATATGAACAGGCTTTTACCGAATTGCAAATTATTAAAACAAAAATGCCTCCAGGACATCCATTAATGCCTAAGGTAGCTTTGCTCAATGCTTTTTGCTCGGTATACAACAACCAAAATAAAGATGTATATATTAATGCACTCAAAGACGTTGTAGCGCAGTTCCCGGGGACTCCAGAAGAAATCAAAGCCAAGGAAATGATTCGATTTTTAAAAGGTGATCAAGATGCTTTTATTACAGTTACCAGTCAAGAAATCGAAAAAGCACAATTCAAAATGGAAGACGAAAACGTACATTTTGTTTTTGTTTTATTATTCGATCCACCAGCTAAGCAAACCGATAAGGCAAAAATTGCCATTTCTGATTATCACCAAAAATACCATAAACCGGAAAATTTAAAAATGTCCAGCCTTGAATTTGATGTTGAAAAAAACACCAGCCTTATACTGATTAGAAAATTTGACAATCGAAATCAAGCTATGAAGTATTACAATGGAGTTCAACGTAAATCCAATGAATTTATTCCGAATATAACTAACTATGAAATTTTTGCTGTAACGCAAAATAATTACAGAGAAATTCTCAGGCTCAAATCCGTAAAAGAATATCAGGCTTATTTCAATGAAAATTATTTAAACAAGAAAGGTTAATTCATTACATGATTTGAGTAATGGTGTAATAACTACTGAAATTCACGTTAAACTAGAGTTTCAAGTTTAATTTAAATCATCTAACAATGCATCAAGGGCATCAAAATCACAAATACCAGTGATTTCCTCGTGTCCGGGATCTACCATCCATCCAAGATTTCCATTAATTTCATGAAGATGATATGCATCTTTAACAAGAACAATTGCTACTTTTTTCTGCACATCACTCAATTGATCAAATTGTTCTTTTGTTTTCCTAAAAATAAACGGATTTTCTTCATGATCTACAAGATCAATTTGGTTTGGTCCGGATATCAAGAAAGAAGGTTTGATAAAAATGTCATCTAATATGCTGTAAGATTGATTGTGCAAGGTCTCTAAATGTTCTGTGAATCCAATGAGCTTAGGGCCTTCAATCCAATTGCGCAATTGATTGATAAAATATTCATTTTGAACAACATCTCTGCTATCCAAATCAATTCCAATATAATCCAAATCCCGAGCAGCTAAATAACGTGCAACAGTCAAATCTTGCACCGGGTAAGCAATAATTATTTTTTTCATGAAAACAAATTTAAGGTAGGATTAGGGTTTTTAATTTTAAACGTCATCCGGTGGTGTTGGGTAAATCCATGCATTAATATTGCAGATCTGTGTTCAGCAGTGGGATAACCCTTATTTTTTTTCCAATTATACCAAGGAAATTCATGATGAATTGTATTCATAAATTCATCACGATAGGTTTTGGCTAAAATTGAAGCAGCTGCTATACTTTGATACAGGGCGTCTCCTTTGATAATTGCCACTTGCGGTATTTCTAGATGAGGTATGGTTTTATTGCCATCTACCAAAACCAGGGCAGGTAAACAGGATAGTTGACTTACACTTAACAACATAGCCCTTAAACTAGCCTGCAAAATATTAATGAGATCTATTTCTCCAGGTCCAATGAATTGAACTGCATAAGAAAGCGCCTTATCTTCAATTTCAGGTCTTAATGCATCCCGCTGTTGTTCATTGAGTTGCTTACTATCATTGAGCCTTAGAATTGGTCGACCTGGATTTAGTATGACTGCTGCTGCGACTACGGGTCCGGCAAGACATCCACGACCAGCTTCATCACAACCCGCTTCACATGTAATATTTTTGTAATATGATTTTAAATTCACTTTATTATATCGGACAAATGACTATATTTGCCGTCGCAAAAGTAAAATATTTTTATGAGGTCTCAGTCAAGCTGGTTTTTCCTATTTCTATTATTTCCTTTTTTCATAAATAGTCAATCCCACAACCACAAAACTAAAATAAACCTTAACGGAAAAACGATACAAGACCTTCAAAAAACAGGAATTGCCTTTGATCATGGTACTTATATTCCGGGTGTTAGTTTTACTGGTATTTTTAGTCACGAAGAATTAGAAAAATTAAGCTCCCAAGGATTCCAAACTGAAATTATTCTGGACCAAATACTTTCTCCAAGACAATCTCCGGTATCCTGTGATCCTAAAATATCCAATACACCTAATTATCCACTTCCATTAAATTATCCATATGGATCCATGGGGGGATTTCCAACCCTTCAGGAAATGAATGAAAACCTGGACTTAATGCATGAATTATATCCTAAATTAATTTCCGAGAGAAAACCGATTGGAAATTTCAGGACTTTCAATAATCATACAATTGATGTTATAAAAATATCTGATAATCCGAATGTTTTAGAAGAAGACGAACCGGAGATCTTGTACACAGGATTGCACCACGCTCGAGAACCACTTAGTATGTC harbors:
- a CDS encoding M23 family metallopeptidase, which codes for MVFDWKKLKKQILDHLAKRFLFILRNEDTFEELGSYKVTLLNIYVLASSIVVFVGILLFLLIILTPFKKYIPGYGDVKNQSEYIVLERKIESLENEVRSQDTYMASIRRMLTGNPESIQEATKDVNIRQEVANPVQKIKEDSLLRIAFETNNNSSNQKAILPNRNISIRKEPNFAMALNEINFVTPLRGTLGAAYKPEKEHYGIDVIAPANSPIKATLAGSIIQSDWSVENGHTIAIQHNNNIVSIYKHNSALLKRFGAHVKAGEVIAIIGNTGTLTEGPHLHFELWYNGSSVNPVNYVRF
- a CDS encoding ribonuclease HII; its protein translation is MNLKSYYKNITCEAGCDEAGRGCLAGPVVAAAVILNPGRPILRLNDSKQLNEQQRDALRPEIEDKALSYAVQFIGPGEIDLINILQASLRAMLLSVSQLSCLPALVLVDGNKTIPHLEIPQVAIIKGDALYQSIAAASILAKTYRDEFMNTIHHEFPWYNWKKNKGYPTAEHRSAILMHGFTQHHRMTFKIKNPNPTLNLFS